The sequence TCTGTCACAGCAGCCTCATACGCTTCAGGAAGTGCGATATTGATCGCCTCTTCGAAGAATACGCCTTCGCCATAAAAGTTCTTGATTACATTTGCAGGCGCTTTACCTTTTCTAAAACCAGGAATGTTGTAACGACCTTTAGTTTTGTTGTAAGCTTCTTTTTGAGCTTTAGCAAATTTGTCTGCAGATACAGTAAACTTAAACACCGCTTGGTTGTTTTCGTTTTTAGTAAGTTCTACCATTATTAATTCCTCCTAATTCTCCTTGACGCCAGTCGTCAAAGGTTCTATCTCAACCCATAGCCTCTGCTTCGGGTAAATTAACTGTTTTTGATCTATACGCGTCAATATGCGCAGTGCGCCACGCTTAGTTATACCTTATATATCTTATATCAAACTTTCTTTCATGTAAACAACAATTTCAAATCAAAGTTTGGGATAGAACCGTGTAAATCGAACACTTCTGATAAATATTACATAGTGTTCAGAAAATATTCGCTTTAAAAGCTTCTCGGATTTGTGGTATAATACACGTAATCTTCATAACATTAGGCACAAGACGCTTCAGTGCCTAATCTAAACTTCCACAGCTTACAATCGGGCATTTCGCTCACACATGATAACCCGGTCCTTACTCACTGGGTTAACCAATCTTACATTACCTAACTGGCATTACAAAACACAATTTCATAGATTAAAGAAATACGCCGACACCAGACGTATAGTTTGTTATACAAAAATCAAGACCCTATCAAAATCCGTTCCCTAATTTTAAGGAGATTTCTCATGATAAAAAAAGAAAAACACCTGGTATCCTATAGTTGGTTACTTCCTTTACCTACCCTACTTGTCCTTTACGCAATCTTTAGAATGCCTAATTTAAGTCTTTTATCGCATCTAGTTCAACTTTTCAACACCCATTCACCGGGCGTCCACGACTACTTCGCAACCGTCGGATTCGCTCCGACCATACTCAATGCCGGGCTCATGGGCTTTGCTGTTCTTGGTCTACTTAAGTTCAATAAGCTGCCAATGAATGCAAATTCAATCAGCGCTCTCTTTCTAATGATGGGTTTCGCATTCATCGGTAAGAATCTGATCAACTTCATTCCCTTCCTTTTTGGAGGATATCTTTATGCCAAACTTCAAAAGATACCATTCAAGCGGGTGCTTGTCGCCGCACTTCTTACTTCTTGTCTCGCTCCGCTTGTAGACTTCGCACTGCTGATCACACCCTTTGATTTCTTTGGCAGATATCTGGTAAGTATCCTTGTCGGCGTGTTGCTCGGACTTGTAGCCATACCTATCTCAAGCCACCTACTACTCACACATCAGGGCTACAACCTTTATAACATGGGGTTTGCAGCGGGCTTTATCGGCATCATCGCGGTTTCGACCCTGCAAAGCATCGGGCTTGACACAGCACTCATCTCGATCGTGTCCTCTGAAGGCGATTCGGGACTTGTAGCCATTTTAGGCATCAGCTTCATCTATTTCATCGTCAAAGGCGTCTTTTCAAGAACGGCGGATGACAAGCCCTATAGGGAGCTGTTCACCTATAGCGGGCGTTTGGTGAGTGACTTCACAAGGCTTGTCGGGCCCTCCACGACGCTTGTCAATATGGGCGTCATGGGTTTAATCGGCCTTTCATTTATGCTATTATTTAAGGTACCGGCATCCGGGCCCGTACTTGCAGGCATCTTCACCTTGGCAGGTTTCGCTTCATTTGGAAACCATCCTAAAAACACCCTTCCAATCATGGTCGGTGCGATGGGAGGAGTGCTCTTATTCAACAACGACATGAGTATGACCTCGGCGGTAGTCGCCACCTTGTTCGCAACGACACTCGCGCCCATCGCTGGTGAATACGGTGTATTCGCAGGGCTTTTTGTCGGAGTGATCCACACGAGCATGGTATCAAGCATGGCCGCCCTTCACGGCGGTATGAACCTATACAACAACGGATTCAGCGGTGGACTCATAGCGACCTTGGTTGTCCCTGTGATTGACGCCTTCAAGAAGGAGAAATAGCATGCGACACGAAAATAAAAAAATCGGAAAAATAGTAGATGAGCTGACCACCTTTTTCTTGACCCACGGTGCGAATACCATTGAAATGGAACTGAAAAGCCTAGACGACCGTATCGACATCATCTTCCATATCGACCACCTCAACGAAAACGACAGAATAGTAAAGATGTTCTCCGACCTGATCAATGTGCCAAGAGAAGAGGATTTCGACGAATACTACTGGTCGCTTGCAGGCGAAAGCGACCACGACACCGAGCTGACGCTAGTCGGTTACATGATGGACGAGGTGAAGTTCTATCACAAGGAAGAAAGCTTCGCGATCAAACTTACACGATACAAAGAGAAATGAGACCGGATGCGGTCTCATTTTTAGTATTCGCGTTATTCTATTGAACGACTTATTCTTTTTCATCCCAAATCATCTTTGCAAGCGGAAAAGGCTCAAGCGCCCGGTCCATGATTCCCTGAACATAGGCGATCATCACACCGTAGTTTACGATCGGTACTCCGAACTCCTTGCTTTGGTTGATTCTGTGGGTCATTTCCTGTTTATTGAGCATGCACGCGCCGCAGTGTATGATAAGGTCGTATTTCTTCACATCCTCCGTATACTGGGTGCCTGCCGTATGTTCAAAGTTAAGCTCCTTTCCTGTCAACTGCCTCAACCACCTTGGAATCTTCACTTTACCGATGTCGTCGGCCTGTCTGTGGTGCGTGCAGCCTTCGGATACAAGGATCGTCGATCCGTCCTTGAGGCTTTCTATGGCTTTTGCACCTCTTACAAGTTCGTTGAGATCCCCTTTATAGCGGGCGAACAAAATTGAAAAGCTGGTCAGCGGGATGTCTTTTGGAGTGTCTGCGCTGACCTTAAGGAAGGCCTGCGAATCCGTGATGACAAGCTTAGGCTTTGTGCCTAGTCTGTCCAAGGCCTCCCTGAGTTCATGCTCTTTGGTGATGATCGCGATCGCATCGCTTTCAAGAATGTCCCTGATAGTCTGCTGCTGCGGCAGGATCAGACGCCCCTTTGGAGCGGCCTTGTCGATCGGTGTGACGAGAACGATAAAATCTCCCGGCGCCACCAGGTCCCCGACGATTTTAAACTTATCCTCGGTTACCGGTTGCAATTCCGCAATTTTCTTTTTAAGCTTCTTCACTCCCGCTTTTGTAAACGCGGATACAGCCATCACTTCGACGCCATATTCCTTGGCAACCTGTGCCAGTTCAAAATCAGGTGGCGTGTGGATGTCCGTCTTATTGAACACGATCATCATGCCGATCTTTTTTTCTTTGATCTTGTTGATGATGAACTTGTCATAGTCGGTGATTCCTTGCTCGGAATCGATCACCACAAGTGCGATGTCCGTCTTATTGAGCACATCCAGCGTCTTTTTGATTCTTAACTCGCCAAGTTCCCCTTCATCGTCAAGGCCTGCCGTATCGATCACCACAACAGGACCAAGAGGAAGGATCTCCATCGATTTATACACAGGATCCGTCGTGGTTCCTTTTACGCCAGAAACGATTGCGATCTCCTGGTCGGTCACCGCATTGATCACCGATGATTTACCTGCATTACGCCTTCCGAAAAGAGCGATATGCGGCCTTTGGGACCTAGGTGTCTGGTTCATGCTCATAAGTGCCTCCGTCTATCTACCAGGTATGCCTGGGTTTGTGATTTGATTTGGATTAAGGATGCCTGTCAGCTCCTCTTCGCCAAGTAGCGAGTGTTCCCTGACAAGGGCAACGATTGTTTTACCTGATTGAAGGGCTTCTTTGGCTATTTCAGCTGCCCTATCGTAGCCTATGTGATGTACAAGCGCTGTTACAAGTGCCGTTGAGTTCTCAAGGTGTTCAAGCGCTCTTTCCTTATTCGCCGTAATGCCTTCAACGCACTTCTCCCTAAAGATCGACACAGCGCCTGTGAGAACATCAAGTGATTCCAACAGACTCTCAGCGATCAGTGGTGCAAAGGCGTTAAGCTCAAGCTGGCCGCCACTTGCCGCCATGGTGATGGCAGTGTCATTGGCGATCACCTTCATGGAGACCATCCCCATCATTTCTGCAATCACGGGGTTCACCTTGCCAGGCATGATGGTCGATCCAGCTTGCATGTCAGGAAGATTGATTTCACCTAGTCCACCGCGCGGACCGCTGGCAAGCAGTCTCAGGTCATTGGAAATCTTGATCAGATTGACTGCGGCAGACTTTAAAAAACCAGAAACTTCGACAAAAACGTCCATGTTCTGAGTGGTGTCGATAGGATACTCGCTTCTTGCAAGCCCCAGTCCTGTGATCGACTGTATGGCATCGGTCACCAGATAGATATACTTTTGACTCGCATTCATTCCCGTTCCGATGGCAGTGCCGCCAAGGTTGATTTGTCTCAACCTTTCTTCCACCTTATAGATACGCCATCTATCTCTTGATACCGCTCTCGCATAGGCACCGAACTCTTGCCCTAGCATCATAGGAAGCGCATCCATAAGCTGTGTTCTTCCAAGCTTTAGGACACCCGAGAACTCCTCTTCTTTCTCTTGCAGACTCTCCTGCAACTCCGCCAGCTCGTCAGCAAGCTTTCTAATCTTGTAGATCGCCGCGATCCTTAGCGCTGTCGGGTATACATCGTTTGTCGACTGGGACATGTTCACATCGTTAAGGGGATGCAAAAATTCGTACTCGCCCTTTTGCCTTCCCAGCTTTTCAAGAGCAAGGTTGGCAACGACTTCATTTACGTTCATATTGGTAGACGTACCGGCTCCACCCTGTAGGGCGTCTGTTACGAACTGGTTGTCATAATTTTTTTTGAGCAGCTCATCGCACGCGTCGAGAATCGCCTTTGCCTTGGACTCCTCCAAAATGCCTACTTCCATATTGGCTTTGGCACAGGCCATTTTCACAAGAAGTATCGCCTGTATAAGGCTCATGTTCACATGCTTTGTTCCAAGTGCGAAATTCTCAATCGCACGTTTGGTCTGTATTCCATAATAAGCGTCATTTGGAATCTGTCTCTCACCGAGTAAATCCTTTTCGATTCTGAATTTAGACATCATACACCTACTTTCTACTAGTGATTATAACATAGAATCAGTCCAATTTTGGTAACGAAAGATACTAAAAGAGCAACTTAAAGGAATACGATTCCATACGCAAAAAGGTCCGACTCCCAAGTGTCCCAACTCCATATACATGGTATACTGAAGGTAAGAAACAGGAGGATTCCACTATGATCTATTGTTTTACCCACACGAATTTCATCTCCAACTACATAGGAATAAAATACACGAAGGACAAACAGGTCATCATTTTCCATGACCATTCTCAGAACGACCGCATCCAGCGATATCAATTACAGACCTACCTTAAAAGAGAGGGTATAAAAAGCATTTCATTCAGACTGATCGACTATACGTCGATGGACCAGATCAAAATGGCATTTTCAAAAATTAAAAGCACCGACACCCTGATTCTCCCCGAACTGGACCATGCAAGACATGTGAACCTATTCACACTTTTAGGCGACTATACCTTTGTTAAACTCTTTATCGAGTCGGATGGAGAAAT is a genomic window of Fusibacter sp. A1 containing:
- a CDS encoding DUF1576 domain-containing protein, which gives rise to MIKKEKHLVSYSWLLPLPTLLVLYAIFRMPNLSLLSHLVQLFNTHSPGVHDYFATVGFAPTILNAGLMGFAVLGLLKFNKLPMNANSISALFLMMGFAFIGKNLINFIPFLFGGYLYAKLQKIPFKRVLVAALLTSCLAPLVDFALLITPFDFFGRYLVSILVGVLLGLVAIPISSHLLLTHQGYNLYNMGFAAGFIGIIAVSTLQSIGLDTALISIVSSEGDSGLVAILGISFIYFIVKGVFSRTADDKPYRELFTYSGRLVSDFTRLVGPSTTLVNMGVMGLIGLSFMLLFKVPASGPVLAGIFTLAGFASFGNHPKNTLPIMVGAMGGVLLFNNDMSMTSAVVATLFATTLAPIAGEYGVFAGLFVGVIHTSMVSSMAALHGGMNLYNNGFSGGLIATLVVPVIDAFKKEK
- the hydF gene encoding [FeFe] hydrogenase H-cluster maturation GTPase HydF, whose amino-acid sequence is MSMNQTPRSQRPHIALFGRRNAGKSSVINAVTDQEIAIVSGVKGTTTDPVYKSMEILPLGPVVVIDTAGLDDEGELGELRIKKTLDVLNKTDIALVVIDSEQGITDYDKFIINKIKEKKIGMMIVFNKTDIHTPPDFELAQVAKEYGVEVMAVSAFTKAGVKKLKKKIAELQPVTEDKFKIVGDLVAPGDFIVLVTPIDKAAPKGRLILPQQQTIRDILESDAIAIITKEHELREALDRLGTKPKLVITDSQAFLKVSADTPKDIPLTSFSILFARYKGDLNELVRGAKAIESLKDGSTILVSEGCTHHRQADDIGKVKIPRWLRQLTGKELNFEHTAGTQYTEDVKKYDLIIHCGACMLNKQEMTHRINQSKEFGVPIVNYGVMIAYVQGIMDRALEPFPLAKMIWDEKE
- a CDS encoding aspartate ammonia-lyase, which codes for MSKFRIEKDLLGERQIPNDAYYGIQTKRAIENFALGTKHVNMSLIQAILLVKMACAKANMEVGILEESKAKAILDACDELLKKNYDNQFVTDALQGGAGTSTNMNVNEVVANLALEKLGRQKGEYEFLHPLNDVNMSQSTNDVYPTALRIAAIYKIRKLADELAELQESLQEKEEEFSGVLKLGRTQLMDALPMMLGQEFGAYARAVSRDRWRIYKVEERLRQINLGGTAIGTGMNASQKYIYLVTDAIQSITGLGLARSEYPIDTTQNMDVFVEVSGFLKSAAVNLIKISNDLRLLASGPRGGLGEINLPDMQAGSTIMPGKVNPVIAEMMGMVSMKVIANDTAITMAASGGQLELNAFAPLIAESLLESLDVLTGAVSIFREKCVEGITANKERALEHLENSTALVTALVHHIGYDRAAEIAKEALQSGKTIVALVREHSLLGEEELTGILNPNQITNPGIPGR